The genomic region CTGCAATAAATCAGCGTCACCACACGCTATTGCATCCTGTATTTCATGCATTAATTGTGGGTAATCGTCTATAAATATTTCTGCAAGTTCTTTCACCAGGTGCATATCACCATCGACCCTCGACAGCAGTTCATTCATATCAATGCATGGGATCTTGCAACTCCGTTGTTTACTTGCGGGCTTTTGGCTCTTTTCTTCTGACACATTTTCCAGTATTCGATTCAATTCTTCTATTTGTATGGGCTTTGCAACATACCCATCCATTCCAGCTTCCAGACAACGTTCTCGGTCACCTTTCATTGCATGAGCTGTCATCGCAATTATCGGAATATGTGTC from Sulfuricurvum sp. IAE1 harbors:
- a CDS encoding Hpt domain-containing protein, whose translation is THIPIIAMTAHAMKGDRERCLEAGMDGYVAKPIQIEELNRILENVSEEKSQKPASKQRSCKIPCIDMNELLSRVDGDMHLVKELAEIFIDDYPQLMHEIQDAIACGDADLLQKTAHTLKGSVGNFAAKSVFNAALRLERIGSSGDLSGAREAYIVLEEKIECLKSALAALDMEEAA